The following coding sequences are from one Candidatus Nanopelagicus hibericus window:
- a CDS encoding DEAD/DEAH box helicase has translation MSFKDLGVNAALTKVLHTSGIEKPFPIQKATLPDAIAGKDILGRGQTGSGKTLAFGLALMTRLAGRTAASMRPLALVLSPTRELAMQISDVIAPLSRSVNLNSQVVAGGLSYSKQIQALKRGVPIVVATPGRLIDLIQKKHIKLDDIEITVLDEADQMADMGFLPDVKRILDLTKPGGQRMLFSATLDKDVDSLVKKYLKNPVTHSLANEKSTAGNMTHHVLIMEQSHKDLITSQIASRKGKSIFFVRTKHGADKLTKRMNEAGVSVGALHGGKTQAQRSRVLEAFKSGVTNALVATDVAARGIHVDDVSLVVHVDAPENHKDYLHRAGRTARAGAVGTVVTLATHKQRKGVHGLAARAGVRLNESTVRPMDANLVKVTGAAEPSGIPIVTAISTKGDGGGRSGGYRGARSRGGGKKKKSRPRPHERRKRPR, from the coding sequence ATGTCATTTAAAGATTTAGGCGTTAACGCTGCGCTTACCAAGGTACTACATACCTCTGGAATCGAAAAGCCATTTCCAATTCAAAAAGCAACACTGCCTGATGCAATCGCTGGCAAAGATATTTTAGGTCGAGGTCAGACTGGCTCAGGTAAAACTCTTGCCTTCGGTCTGGCACTAATGACCAGACTTGCTGGAAGAACTGCTGCTTCTATGAGACCTCTTGCTTTGGTTTTATCACCAACTAGAGAGCTTGCAATGCAGATCAGTGATGTGATCGCACCGTTGTCACGATCAGTTAATTTAAATTCACAAGTTGTCGCAGGTGGACTTTCTTACTCAAAACAAATACAAGCTTTAAAACGTGGCGTGCCAATTGTGGTGGCAACTCCTGGCAGATTAATTGATTTGATTCAAAAGAAGCACATTAAGTTAGATGATATTGAGATAACTGTTTTAGATGAAGCAGATCAAATGGCAGATATGGGATTTTTGCCAGATGTGAAGCGGATATTAGATTTAACTAAGCCTGGTGGTCAGCGAATGCTATTTAGCGCCACATTAGATAAGGATGTTGACTCACTTGTTAAGAAGTATCTAAAGAATCCTGTTACCCACTCTCTTGCTAATGAGAAATCAACTGCAGGAAATATGACTCACCATGTATTGATAATGGAGCAGTCACATAAAGATTTAATTACCTCACAAATTGCTTCTAGAAAGGGAAAGAGTATTTTCTTTGTTAGAACTAAACATGGAGCAGATAAGTTAACTAAGCGGATGAATGAAGCAGGAGTTTCAGTTGGAGCACTCCATGGTGGCAAAACTCAAGCCCAAAGATCTAGAGTATTAGAGGCATTTAAGTCTGGTGTGACAAACGCTTTAGTTGCTACAGATGTAGCAGCAAGAGGAATTCATGTTGATGATGTCTCACTTGTAGTACATGTAGACGCACCAGAAAATCATAAAGATTATTTACACAGGGCTGGCAGAACTGCTAGAGCAGGCGCAGTTGGGACTGTAGTAACTCTTGCAACTCATAAGCAACGAAAAGGTGTGCATGGGCTGGCAGCAAGAGCAGGGGTTAGATTAAATGAATCAACAGTTAGGCCAATGGATGCCAACTTAGTAAAGGTAACTGGAGCTGCAGAGCCTTCTGGGATTCCAATTGTTACTGCCATTAGTACAAAAGGTGATGGTGGCGGTAGATCTGGCGGTTATCGCGGCGCAAGATCACGGGGTGGTGGCAAGAAGAAGAAATCTAGGCCACGTCCACATGAGCGCCGAAAGCGCCCAAGGTAG
- a CDS encoding purine-cytosine permease family protein — MATIFSAVESNSINFINKSERSGDARSLFWPWAAANVSFLALSYGSFFLGFEISFLQATVAAIIGTLGSFALVAISSLAGKRSNAPTMTLSRAAFGVKGNRLPGFLSYLIFVGWETVLVSLATLASETVFTRVGNIDPDLSKVFGFLLAGGLTIIGGVLGFKVIMKIQFFLTITTIGLTVGYILLTIDSVNWAKVSAIENGTTAGFIGALIFAITGIGLGWVGCAADYSRYLPRTVSGKAVVGWTIFGASLVPIILVIYGSLLAASSGELNAQVATDPIGALTTLLPTWYLIPFAFVAILGLIGGAILDLYSSGLTLVSIGLPVKRYVAASIDGLIMTIGTIYLVWFANDFFVPFQGFLITLGVPVAVWSGLFVADVLLRKSYAEDELFDPNGRYGAYNFKSIGLIVFGTVIGWGLVTNSLASWLSWQGYLLGPIGGKEGQWAYANIGVIAALLIGFAGHFLLSRKNIKKQEF; from the coding sequence ATGGCAACAATATTTAGCGCAGTTGAATCAAATAGCATAAATTTTATTAATAAATCAGAGCGAAGTGGTGATGCTCGCTCTTTATTTTGGCCATGGGCGGCAGCAAATGTTTCCTTTCTAGCACTCTCTTATGGCTCATTTTTTCTAGGATTTGAAATCTCTTTCTTGCAGGCAACAGTGGCTGCAATAATTGGCACACTTGGCTCCTTTGCATTGGTTGCTATTTCATCGTTAGCAGGAAAGCGCAGCAATGCACCAACTATGACCTTATCCCGCGCAGCATTTGGGGTTAAAGGAAACCGATTACCAGGATTTTTGTCTTACTTAATATTTGTTGGTTGGGAGACAGTTTTAGTATCTCTTGCCACATTAGCCTCTGAAACAGTTTTTACACGTGTTGGCAATATTGATCCAGATCTATCAAAGGTATTTGGCTTCTTGCTAGCAGGTGGCCTAACAATAATTGGCGGCGTTTTAGGTTTTAAAGTTATTATGAAAATTCAATTCTTTCTCACCATAACCACAATTGGCTTAACAGTTGGATACATACTGTTAACTATTGATTCAGTTAACTGGGCCAAGGTTTCAGCAATTGAAAATGGCACAACAGCTGGCTTTATCGGAGCGCTTATCTTTGCAATTACTGGAATTGGTCTTGGCTGGGTTGGGTGCGCAGCTGATTACTCCAGGTATCTACCAAGAACTGTTTCTGGGAAAGCAGTTGTTGGCTGGACCATATTTGGCGCTTCCCTTGTTCCAATCATTTTAGTTATTTATGGATCGCTACTTGCTGCAAGTAGCGGTGAGTTAAATGCGCAAGTGGCGACAGATCCAATTGGCGCATTAACTACCTTGCTTCCTACCTGGTACTTAATTCCATTTGCCTTTGTGGCAATTCTTGGACTTATAGGGGGTGCGATATTAGATCTTTATTCATCTGGTTTAACTCTGGTTTCAATTGGGTTACCAGTTAAAAGATATGTAGCTGCAAGTATTGATGGCCTGATTATGACAATTGGCACTATTTATTTAGTTTGGTTTGCCAATGACTTCTTTGTGCCATTTCAAGGCTTTCTAATTACTTTAGGTGTGCCAGTTGCTGTTTGGTCTGGATTATTTGTAGCAGATGTGTTACTTCGCAAAAGCTACGCCGAGGATGAGTTATTTGACCCTAATGGCAGGTATGGTGCTTATAACTTTAAATCAATTGGGCTAATTGTTTTTGGCACAGTAATTGGCTGGGGATTAGTTACTAACTCACTCGCCTCGTGGCTTTCCTGGCAAGGCTATTTATTGGGACCAATTGGCGGTAAAGAGGGCCAATGGGCTTATGCAAATATTGGCGTAATTGCAGCATTACTTATTGGATTTGCAGGGCACTTCTTGTTATCTAGAAAAAATATTAAAAAACAGGAATTTTAA
- a CDS encoding GuaB1 family IMP dehydrogenase-related protein, with protein MRFINNPSHDLTYDDVFMVPSYSELSSRMDVDLTAIDKTGTTIPLVVANMTAISGRRMAETVARRGGIAVIPQDIPLEIVADVIKWVKSRHLIFDTPVTLKPDETVADAIDLITKRAHGALIVVQDDKPIGIVTEADCENVDRFTQLNKIMSKDLVTLNDDVTPRGAFEFLSNERRRLAPVIDKSGRLVGIITKTGALRATMYQPCLDANGKLKVAAAVGINGDVAGKVSAILAAGVDLLVVDTAHGHQKKMVEALKTIKALNPKVPIVAGNVVTAAGTKELIDAGADIIKVGVGPGAMCTTRMQTGVGRPQFSAVLECATEAKKHGKTIWADGGVRHPRDVALALAAGASQVMIGSWFAGTYESPSDLRKDSDGALYKESFGMASARAVAARTASEDAFDRARKSLFEEGISTSRMYINPTRPGVEDLIDEIIAGLRSSCTYSGAKNLVEFNEKAVIGIQSAAGYAEGRPLFTSWKN; from the coding sequence GTGCGTTTCATAAATAACCCAAGCCACGATCTGACCTATGACGATGTCTTTATGGTCCCCTCCTACTCAGAGCTATCAAGTCGGATGGATGTTGATCTAACCGCCATCGACAAAACTGGCACCACGATTCCATTAGTTGTTGCAAACATGACCGCTATAAGTGGTCGCCGTATGGCTGAAACAGTTGCTAGGCGCGGTGGCATCGCAGTCATTCCGCAAGATATTCCACTTGAAATAGTTGCTGATGTAATTAAGTGGGTGAAATCAAGGCATCTCATCTTTGATACACCTGTAACGCTAAAGCCAGATGAGACGGTTGCGGATGCAATTGATTTAATTACTAAGCGTGCTCATGGCGCTTTAATTGTTGTACAAGATGATAAGCCGATTGGAATTGTTACTGAAGCAGATTGTGAAAATGTTGATCGCTTTACACAGCTCAATAAGATCATGTCGAAGGATTTGGTCACCCTAAATGATGATGTTACCCCTAGAGGTGCATTTGAATTCCTATCAAATGAAAGACGGCGACTTGCACCAGTAATTGATAAATCTGGCAGATTAGTTGGAATTATTACTAAAACTGGCGCCCTGCGAGCAACGATGTATCAACCATGTTTAGATGCCAATGGCAAATTAAAGGTTGCGGCAGCGGTTGGGATTAATGGTGATGTAGCAGGAAAGGTGAGCGCAATTTTGGCTGCCGGAGTAGATCTATTAGTTGTTGACACCGCCCATGGTCATCAAAAGAAGATGGTTGAAGCATTAAAAACAATTAAGGCGCTAAATCCAAAGGTGCCAATCGTGGCAGGAAATGTTGTTACCGCAGCTGGGACAAAAGAGTTGATTGATGCCGGAGCTGACATTATTAAGGTTGGTGTTGGACCAGGTGCGATGTGTACAACCCGTATGCAAACTGGTGTTGGCCGTCCACAATTTTCAGCAGTACTTGAATGTGCAACAGAGGCTAAAAAACATGGCAAAACTATTTGGGCAGATGGTGGTGTCCGCCATCCACGAGATGTTGCTCTAGCCCTTGCGGCTGGCGCGTCCCAAGTAATGATTGGTTCTTGGTTTGCCGGCACATATGAATCCCCTAGTGATTTAAGAAAAGATTCAGATGGCGCACTTTATAAAGAGTCCTTTGGTATGGCATCTGCTCGCGCAGTTGCTGCAAGAACAGCGAGTGAGGATGCATTTGATAGAGCTCGTAAATCTTTATTTGAAGAGGGAATATCAACCTCTCGAATGTATATAAATCCCACTCGCCCAGGAGTTGAGGATTTAATTGATGAAATCATTGCTGGACTTCGTTCATCTTGCACATATAGCGGAGCTAAGAATTTAGTTGAGTTTAATGAAAAAGCAGTCATTGGAATTCAATCGGCTGCAGGTTATGCCGAAGGCAGACCGTTATTTACCTCTTGGAAGAATTAA
- a CDS encoding tetratricopeptide repeat protein, with amino-acid sequence MSDNSENEDLGSEEIITEEMLWEKIPEVEGLDRANTYYELSARIYARGQYDEALALAETARDIYADLGAVAPAEGLAQAYSAIGYNLNQLKRMNEAATAMSKAVELLRETKSPMAIELACTLGEWWFNSKEYEKTIECMNQCVQEHLVDGNESGAANDLHLIGCAYRELKNYPKSLEAFKESRALFKRLKEVINVARCDQKIAHCLTELGDAQGALISAQKSLDVFVTAHDHRRETYSSFELGKAQFALALYEEALMTFENVLESVTEAEFKDFEFIIDIERKISLTLRKLDRNDEADEISRRVDAVAEVIDED; translated from the coding sequence TTGTCCGATAACTCTGAGAATGAAGATTTAGGTTCAGAAGAGATAATTACTGAAGAGATGCTCTGGGAGAAAATTCCTGAGGTAGAAGGTTTAGACAGAGCAAATACTTATTACGAATTAAGTGCGCGAATTTATGCGCGTGGTCAATATGATGAAGCATTGGCACTTGCTGAGACAGCGCGAGATATTTATGCAGATCTTGGTGCGGTAGCACCTGCAGAAGGATTAGCTCAGGCCTACTCTGCAATCGGTTACAACTTAAATCAATTAAAGCGAATGAATGAAGCAGCAACTGCAATGAGTAAGGCGGTTGAGCTACTTCGTGAAACTAAATCTCCTATGGCAATTGAACTTGCCTGCACCTTGGGTGAGTGGTGGTTTAACTCAAAAGAGTATGAAAAAACCATTGAGTGCATGAATCAATGCGTGCAGGAACATTTGGTGGATGGCAATGAATCAGGTGCTGCCAATGATCTTCACCTAATTGGGTGTGCATATCGTGAGTTAAAGAATTATCCAAAATCATTAGAGGCATTTAAAGAATCACGCGCCCTGTTTAAGCGATTAAAAGAGGTTATTAATGTGGCAAGGTGTGATCAAAAAATTGCTCACTGCCTAACTGAGTTAGGTGATGCGCAAGGGGCTTTAATCTCAGCCCAAAAATCTTTAGATGTGTTTGTCACCGCCCATGATCACCGGCGTGAGACCTACTCATCATTTGAGTTAGGAAAAGCACAATTTGCTTTAGCTTTATATGAAGAGGCGCTAATGACATTTGAGAATGTACTAGAGAGTGTGACTGAGGCTGAGTTTAAAGATTTCGAATTCATTATTGATATTGAGCGAAAGATCTCTTTAACCCTTCGAAAGTTAGACCGCAATGATGAAGCTGATGAAATCTCTAGAAGAGTTGACGCGGTTGCTGAGGTGATTGACGAAGATTAG
- a CDS encoding TrmH family RNA methyltransferase, with protein sequence MSESTVGPGEFYQVVGVGAHSKPWPTDNHFDPELLEHGDRRNVLDKYRYWKIEAIVADLDTKRHDLQIAIENWQHDLNIGSVVRTANAFNVAAVHIVGKRDWNKRGAMVTDRYLTVHHHATIDEFKKWCDKENLPIIGIDNLPISKQLESATLPKKCVMLFGQEGAGMSEEGVAVCSVVLAISQYGSTRSMNASAAGAIAMYAWAMQHLDPTNHPKN encoded by the coding sequence ATGTCTGAATCAACAGTTGGACCTGGTGAGTTCTACCAGGTAGTTGGCGTAGGAGCACACTCTAAACCATGGCCGACTGATAATCACTTTGATCCAGAGTTACTTGAGCATGGTGATCGAAGAAATGTCTTAGATAAATATAGATATTGGAAGATTGAGGCGATAGTTGCAGATCTTGATACCAAACGCCACGATCTGCAAATTGCAATTGAAAATTGGCAACATGATTTAAATATTGGATCAGTTGTTAGAACTGCAAATGCATTTAATGTTGCAGCGGTTCATATTGTTGGTAAACGAGATTGGAATAAAAGAGGTGCAATGGTGACAGATCGATACTTAACTGTTCATCATCACGCAACCATTGATGAATTCAAAAAATGGTGTGATAAAGAAAATCTGCCAATAATTGGAATTGATAATTTACCGATTAGTAAGCAGTTAGAAAGTGCTACTTTGCCAAAAAAATGCGTGATGCTATTTGGCCAAGAGGGCGCTGGAATGAGTGAAGAAGGAGTGGCTGTTTGCTCCGTAGTGCTTGCTATCTCCCAGTACGGCTCAACTAGGTCAATGAATGCATCCGCAGCGGGTGCGATTGCGATGTATGCCTGGGCGATGCAACATTTAGATCCAACAAATCACCCAAAAAACTAA
- a CDS encoding D-alanyl-D-alanine carboxypeptidase codes for MRKVRLFFSFILTLLLCLNASTAQAVETLPQPFFKYLSSKYLADPGVILIDGATNEIVYQSGAEKPRTPASVLKLTTAAAIALTLETSTVFTTAIYKTEKKGVFVIWGDNDPWITSNAKYRDANKRAYMPTLIKAAFASDKKLKKITLIYKGVNNSDIYYAKRALNRRASVAYKPLSKNVEVESLITEKLAEVKSPPLEKMIRFALLYSDNVLSQRLAMVATGRNGYPLTKDGLNKMMQEKISSIGVDVTGMNIVDGSGIGGSNRISAVTVSQLLLKVKSEPKLRVVYNSLPVSGESGTLVGRYHSTAPQAVGLVKAKTGSTRHTVSLAGFATSGDKDYVFVVIADGVGRTRRLQDAARNAIDRMLGTITKPPVIGLTPPGSESDTATITP; via the coding sequence ATGAGAAAAGTTCGGCTATTTTTTTCATTTATTCTCACCTTATTACTTTGCTTAAATGCATCCACCGCACAAGCGGTAGAAACTTTGCCACAGCCATTCTTTAAATACCTAAGTTCAAAGTACTTAGCAGATCCAGGAGTCATTTTAATTGATGGCGCTACCAATGAAATTGTTTATCAAAGCGGTGCTGAAAAACCTAGAACACCTGCCTCTGTCTTAAAACTAACTACAGCAGCAGCAATTGCCCTAACCCTTGAAACATCAACAGTTTTTACTACTGCGATATATAAAACTGAAAAGAAAGGCGTCTTTGTAATTTGGGGTGATAATGATCCTTGGATTACCTCCAATGCAAAGTATCGAGATGCAAATAAGCGGGCGTATATGCCAACTTTAATTAAGGCAGCTTTTGCCTCAGATAAAAAACTTAAGAAAATAACCTTGATATATAAGGGAGTTAATAACTCTGACATCTACTATGCCAAACGGGCGTTAAACCGTAGAGCCTCTGTGGCATATAAACCATTAAGTAAAAATGTTGAAGTTGAATCTTTAATTACTGAGAAACTAGCCGAGGTTAAATCTCCGCCACTGGAGAAAATGATTCGCTTTGCGTTGCTATACAGCGACAATGTTTTATCTCAGCGTCTTGCAATGGTGGCAACTGGTAGAAATGGTTATCCATTAACTAAAGATGGCCTAAATAAGATGATGCAAGAGAAAATTTCATCAATCGGGGTTGATGTAACTGGCATGAATATTGTTGACGGCTCTGGGATAGGTGGCAGCAATCGAATTTCAGCAGTCACTGTCTCGCAATTACTTTTGAAAGTTAAGAGTGAGCCAAAATTAAGAGTTGTCTATAACTCACTTCCAGTAAGTGGTGAGTCAGGAACATTGGTCGGCAGATACCATTCAACTGCGCCGCAAGCCGTTGGCTTAGTTAAAGCGAAAACCGGATCAACCAGACATACAGTTTCGCTAGCTGGTTTTGCTACGTCAGGTGATAAAGATTATGTCTTTGTTGTAATTGCAGATGGTGTTGGTAGAACTAGAAGATTGCAAGATGCTGCCAGAAATGCGATAGATCGCATGCTGGGAACAATTACTAAACCTCCTGTGATCGGATTAACACCACCTGGGTCAGAAAGTGATACCGCTACAATCACACCGTAA
- a CDS encoding heme o synthase: MKNYITLMKLRVVELLLVTTLPALFLASDGMPDIGVTFWSLFGGALAAGGANAFNMVIEAKSDQLMKRTSQRPIATGVISRNSGLVFAAIISLLSLIIFYIFTTPLATLLTALAIIFYVFGYTIALKKHTSQNIVWGGIAGCMPVLIGQAAVTNSLTLTSWLFFLLIFFWTPPHFWALAVRYKEDYQAAGIPMLPVVAPIKSVINQMWFHSLAMAVVSLLVISSANLPIWLSVITLLLIVGWKRQLIKLTKQPTEVNAGKLFQASIIFLSIYSFLLVIGVLLK, translated from the coding sequence ATGAAAAATTACATCACATTAATGAAATTGCGCGTAGTTGAGCTTTTACTTGTTACAACTCTGCCAGCATTATTTTTAGCAAGTGATGGTATGCCAGATATCGGTGTGACTTTTTGGAGTTTATTTGGCGGGGCATTAGCCGCAGGCGGTGCCAACGCATTTAATATGGTGATTGAAGCAAAATCTGATCAATTGATGAAGCGCACCTCGCAACGGCCAATCGCAACTGGTGTGATATCAAGGAATTCTGGATTGGTATTTGCAGCCATAATTTCACTTTTATCTTTAATTATTTTTTATATATTTACTACCCCACTTGCAACCTTATTGACCGCGCTAGCAATTATTTTTTATGTATTTGGCTACACAATTGCACTCAAAAAACACACCTCCCAAAACATTGTCTGGGGCGGTATTGCCGGCTGTATGCCGGTTTTAATTGGACAAGCAGCTGTCACAAACTCACTAACTTTGACCTCTTGGTTATTTTTTCTACTTATCTTTTTTTGGACACCCCCACATTTTTGGGCGTTAGCGGTTAGATATAAAGAGGATTACCAAGCAGCTGGTATCCCAATGTTGCCAGTAGTTGCTCCGATTAAATCTGTAATCAACCAGATGTGGTTTCACTCACTTGCGATGGCGGTTGTCTCATTGCTAGTTATATCCAGCGCTAATTTACCAATCTGGCTCTCAGTAATTACCTTGCTACTAATAGTTGGTTGGAAACGGCAATTAATTAAGTTAACAAAGCAGCCAACTGAGGTTAATGCTGGGAAGTTATTCCAAGCATCAATCATTTTTCTCAGTATTTACTCATTTTTATTAGTAATCGGTGTATTGCTTAAGTAG
- a CDS encoding ABC transporter ATP-binding protein, translated as MSSPLALDVADLSKKYGDRMALSHANFEVPMGSICGFVGPNGSGKTTTIRMLLGLIKPTTGSGHVLGESITEPEKYLPNVGAMIEGPAFYPALTGAQNLAVLAKLGGFDTNKIQELLELVDLGDRGNSKYKTYSLGMKQRLGIAASLLPNPKLLVLDEPTNGLDPAGIQEVRNLLRKLADAGTTVFVSSHLLSEIEMISDHLVMLRLGKVIFSGKTSELLAKQLPVIVAKPSNRDDLEKLVKIAKANGHDAKIIDQDVHVTGAADYSAQFNKSAFDAGIILESLTPIRPSLEDTFFEMTGD; from the coding sequence ATGTCCTCCCCTCTAGCACTTGATGTTGCCGATTTATCCAAAAAATATGGTGATCGAATGGCGCTCTCGCATGCAAATTTTGAGGTGCCAATGGGAAGTATCTGTGGTTTTGTTGGACCAAATGGATCAGGCAAAACTACAACAATTCGAATGCTGCTGGGATTAATTAAACCAACAACGGGTAGTGGCCATGTACTAGGTGAATCAATTACTGAACCTGAGAAATATCTGCCAAATGTTGGCGCGATGATTGAGGGCCCCGCTTTTTATCCCGCACTAACTGGTGCACAAAATTTAGCGGTGCTGGCAAAGTTAGGCGGTTTTGATACCAACAAAATTCAAGAATTATTAGAGTTAGTTGATTTAGGAGATAGAGGTAATTCAAAGTATAAAACCTATTCACTAGGAATGAAGCAAAGATTGGGAATTGCGGCCTCACTGCTGCCAAATCCAAAGTTGCTAGTTCTTGATGAGCCAACTAATGGGTTAGATCCAGCTGGAATTCAAGAGGTGAGAAATCTACTTCGCAAATTAGCAGATGCTGGCACCACAGTTTTCGTCTCATCTCATCTACTTTCAGAGATAGAGATGATTTCAGATCATCTAGTGATGCTAAGGCTAGGAAAAGTTATTTTCTCTGGTAAAACCTCAGAGTTGCTAGCAAAGCAATTACCCGTAATTGTGGCTAAACCTTCAAATAGAGATGATTTAGAAAAACTAGTCAAGATTGCCAAAGCCAATGGCCATGATGCAAAGATTATTGATCAAGATGTTCATGTAACTGGCGCCGCTGATTACTCAGCGCAGTTTAATAAATCAGCTTTTGATGCTGGAATTATTTTAGAATCCCTTACTCCGATTCGCCCCTCACTTGAGGATACATTTTTTGAAATGACGGGTGATTGA
- a CDS encoding ABC transporter permease: MWNVFRAELTKLRRPSLSLSTIAAVTFVVGLVTSLLFLLVDSPEGNGERGVRIGREVLSLPDGLSIGFSNSAGLLGIVALCIFAAQTAQEYTYGTLRNLLVRQPSRMKILIGKLVAMKLFAIAMVTLAAILSIALSFLFAGVKDVSTTAWSTGDAQAAVLRTFINVLIATIGYGIFGMILGLLFRSPISAISIGVIWNLIIEGLLSAFITNIDKYFPGQLLSIVAQGGNDRISYQYSLFTSYGFLLAAFVIVAVLFKKRDVAN; this comes from the coding sequence ATGTGGAATGTATTTAGAGCAGAGCTAACAAAGTTGCGCCGGCCATCTTTATCACTTTCAACAATTGCCGCAGTCACCTTTGTAGTTGGATTAGTTACTTCACTCTTATTTTTGCTAGTTGATTCACCGGAAGGAAACGGTGAGCGTGGGGTAAGAATTGGTAGAGAGGTCTTATCCCTACCTGATGGCTTATCGATTGGCTTTAGTAACTCTGCTGGGCTGCTTGGCATAGTGGCACTTTGCATCTTTGCTGCTCAAACCGCGCAGGAGTACACCTATGGAACCTTACGAAATTTATTGGTTCGCCAGCCATCTCGAATGAAGATATTAATTGGCAAATTAGTAGCCATGAAATTATTTGCTATTGCGATGGTGACACTTGCTGCGATCTTATCTATCGCACTATCTTTTTTGTTTGCAGGTGTAAAAGATGTATCGACTACTGCTTGGTCAACCGGGGATGCACAAGCTGCTGTGCTACGTACTTTTATTAATGTTTTAATTGCCACCATTGGGTACGGAATCTTTGGCATGATTTTAGGTTTACTTTTCAGATCACCAATTTCGGCAATATCAATTGGTGTGATCTGGAATTTAATAATTGAAGGCTTACTATCTGCCTTTATCACAAATATAGACAAGTATTTTCCGGGCCAACTCTTATCAATTGTGGCCCAAGGCGGCAATGATCGAATCTCCTACCAATACTCCTTATTTACCTCTTACGGATTCTTGCTTGCAGCCTTTGTAATTGTTGCAGTTTTATTTAAAAAGCGAGATGTGGCAAATTGA
- a CDS encoding NlpC/P60 family protein encodes MNKKLIAVLLLFSLIPTTALAATPKPTQAQIDAAKKIEAEKKAAADAAAKKLSSAKKTLQQLTAIATAKRKVYLAAQNELKIKTKKAEIAMKHLQSAQASVSQGKRTIGKLAANAYVMGGGFTDLDSLLKSDGPQDLADRLSTLDALGENNSNALDRFKSAEVVASTAQKEADAAKKAQAEATIKVAAAKKAADEAAAMQQEEVDKLQAVQDKLAKELAVAQKTRLTLEQQRQLALLEEANAGRAILTPDQAKIWPDIGFTGRSSTRSTEEMRLAAVEYAKKQVLAKKNYVWGDEGPNTFDCSGLVYAAYKSAGLGWPNWDRLNSSLYWVATKRVPISEMVPGDLIFYSYKGTVSTIHHIGIYAGDGMMWEAHNKEKDLLYSSIYSVKGLMPYGGRV; translated from the coding sequence ATGAACAAAAAATTAATAGCAGTTTTATTACTCTTCTCACTAATTCCTACTACCGCTTTGGCCGCCACACCAAAACCCACTCAGGCTCAAATTGATGCTGCCAAGAAAATCGAGGCGGAGAAAAAAGCAGCAGCTGACGCAGCGGCAAAAAAATTGAGTTCTGCGAAGAAAACCTTGCAACAGTTGACCGCTATTGCAACAGCAAAACGAAAAGTTTATCTTGCTGCCCAAAATGAATTAAAAATTAAGACAAAAAAAGCTGAAATTGCAATGAAGCATTTGCAATCAGCACAAGCATCGGTAAGCCAAGGTAAGCGAACTATCGGCAAGTTGGCAGCAAATGCTTACGTTATGGGTGGTGGATTTACCGATCTTGATTCATTACTTAAATCAGATGGACCACAGGATTTGGCGGATCGGCTTAGTACATTGGATGCATTAGGTGAAAATAATTCAAATGCATTAGATAGATTTAAATCAGCAGAGGTGGTTGCCTCTACTGCGCAAAAAGAGGCGGATGCTGCTAAAAAAGCACAAGCCGAAGCAACTATTAAGGTAGCGGCTGCAAAAAAAGCGGCTGACGAGGCAGCAGCAATGCAACAAGAAGAGGTTGACAAATTACAGGCGGTTCAAGATAAGTTAGCAAAAGAGCTAGCAGTTGCTCAAAAAACCAGATTAACTTTAGAACAACAGCGCCAACTTGCTTTGTTAGAAGAGGCGAATGCTGGCCGAGCAATCCTGACACCGGATCAAGCAAAAATTTGGCCCGACATTGGTTTCACCGGTAGAAGTAGCACGAGATCAACAGAGGAGATGCGACTGGCGGCGGTTGAATACGCGAAGAAACAGGTATTAGCCAAAAAGAATTATGTTTGGGGTGATGAAGGACCAAATACATTTGATTGTTCAGGTTTGGTTTATGCGGCCTATAAATCAGCAGGACTTGGTTGGCCAAATTGGGATCGCCTCAACTCATCACTTTATTGGGTAGCAACCAAGCGAGTGCCGATAAGTGAGATGGTGCCAGGGGATTTAATCTTCTACTCCTATAAAGGCACAGTTAGCACAATTCATCACATTGGAATCTATGCTGGTGATGGCATGATGTGGGAGGCTCACAACAAAGAGAAAGATTTGCTGTATTCCAGCATTTATAGCGTAAAAGGTTTAATGCCATACGGGGGTCGGGTCTAA